A genome region from Oligoflexus sp. includes the following:
- the rapZ gene encoding RNase adapter RapZ: MTTSMADIHDPPLLVIVTGLSGAGKSTAIKALEDLSFFCIDNLPFAMVDSAVDHLLQSKWTPRRYALGMDARDKDFIAGFADMQARLKQRIKLDVLFLTCAPDQLAERYSTTRRKHPMLDSGGQLIAAIKREAHALQGIERMADVSFDTTTWSVHFLARKVEERYSGRLVGRQLHVNITSFGFKNGLLKPADTIFDVRFLRNPFFDPQLKNRTGLESAVSNYVFEDPNAQVFLNKLVDLHQFLLPEYYKEGKHYFRIGIGCTGGKHRSVSLAERLAVDLANLCIPQIAISVNHRDIDVGM; the protein is encoded by the coding sequence ATGACGACGTCGATGGCCGACATTCACGATCCACCTCTTCTGGTGATTGTCACCGGCCTCTCCGGGGCTGGTAAATCCACAGCGATCAAGGCCCTGGAAGATCTCTCCTTTTTCTGTATTGATAATCTCCCTTTTGCCATGGTGGATAGCGCGGTCGATCACTTGCTGCAGAGCAAGTGGACGCCTCGGCGTTATGCCCTGGGTATGGATGCGCGGGATAAGGATTTTATCGCGGGTTTTGCCGATATGCAGGCCCGTCTGAAGCAGCGGATCAAGCTGGATGTACTCTTTTTAACCTGTGCCCCGGATCAGCTGGCGGAACGTTATAGCACAACGCGGCGCAAGCATCCGATGCTGGACAGCGGCGGACAATTGATCGCGGCCATCAAACGCGAGGCGCATGCCCTTCAGGGTATCGAGCGCATGGCGGATGTGTCCTTCGATACGACGACCTGGAGTGTTCATTTCCTCGCGCGTAAAGTCGAGGAGCGTTATTCCGGGCGGCTCGTCGGACGTCAGCTGCATGTGAATATCACGTCCTTCGGCTTTAAAAATGGTCTCCTCAAACCAGCCGACACCATCTTCGACGTGCGGTTTCTGCGGAATCCCTTCTTCGACCCGCAGCTCAAAAACCGGACCGGCCTGGAATCGGCTGTCTCCAATTACGTCTTCGAAGATCCCAATGCCCAGGTCTTCCTGAATAAGCTCGTCGACCTGCATCAGTTCCTGCTTCCTGAATACTATAAGGAAGGGAAGCACTACTTCCGCATCGGCATCGGCTGCACCGGCGGCAAACACCGCAGCGTGTCCCTCGCCGAACGCCTCGCCGTCGACCTTGCCAATCTTTGCATTCCCCAAATTGCCATCAGTGTGAATCATCGCGATATTGACGTTGGAATGTGA
- a CDS encoding NAD(P)H-dependent oxidoreductase, producing the protein MRIMILQGHPDTNSFCGSLARSYQEGAQSAGHECRLLHVGELSFDSNLAHGYRQIQTLEPDLIKAQEWISWCEHLVVVYPIWWGQMPALFKGFFDRCFLPGWAFKYHQNDPFWDRLLAGRSAHMIVTSDAPAFYNILAYWDSPITVPKRMIFRFCGFKPVRVSRIGSIKNTTDAKRKSILEAIRKKGSRAY; encoded by the coding sequence ATGCGTATCATGATCCTCCAGGGCCACCCTGATACAAACAGCTTCTGCGGAAGTCTCGCCCGCTCCTATCAGGAAGGCGCGCAGTCGGCTGGTCACGAATGTCGCCTGCTGCATGTCGGCGAGCTCAGCTTTGATTCCAATCTGGCTCATGGTTATCGGCAGATTCAGACCCTTGAACCCGACCTCATAAAAGCCCAGGAATGGATCAGCTGGTGCGAGCATCTTGTGGTTGTTTACCCCATCTGGTGGGGGCAGATGCCGGCTCTGTTCAAGGGCTTTTTCGACCGCTGCTTTCTTCCGGGATGGGCCTTCAAATACCACCAGAACGACCCCTTCTGGGACCGCCTGCTTGCAGGCCGCAGTGCGCATATGATCGTCACCTCGGATGCCCCGGCCTTCTATAATATTCTCGCTTATTGGGATTCGCCGATTACCGTTCCGAAGAGAATGATCTTCAGATTCTGCGGTTTTAAGCCTGTCAGGGTCAGTCGCATTGGGAGCATTAAAAATACAACAGATGCCAAGCGCAAAAGTATCCTCGAAGCCATTCGGAAGAAAGGCTCGAGGGCATATTGA